In the genome of Tripterygium wilfordii isolate XIE 37 chromosome 19, ASM1340144v1, whole genome shotgun sequence, one region contains:
- the LOC119985134 gene encoding uncharacterized protein LOC119985134 encodes MDVKKGKDHWAFLEDIEAPMWVDLTLGSEFCNKDIGDQWFYTSHPFHQCSSHQLKSTIFHPFEESTASELEMEGPSSPKIPGSVSRSRGKHYRKKKWSRYDDASSVNMQHPFKNLKGKSSLVNLGNNEEIQPKSSFVNAKGILGNLKTRTCLFNKKDLTNSVGANGMKATLVHGDSKTSSCSVSDEVAESNTSTVTYESSQQQQQKLLEVSSQAFGQTHTSGLLSAVKISLRKSCINRKPSRVLINNESVQSGDQPSSSSNSNVGSSLTTRSSDRRSTSSKSSVGSTSNPVSSVKSSTSTSVRKKQQAPCGNNVVKMTQAAKNKVKHSNVARASTFRLKEGISGSRRGNTCNVRKAVLLEPAKSTVHYQNPHAKVSTLLGVKKEELFNGAKKAKEKLRVNRPNRYEGLGKENAAGRLLVVQRRNGGGNTAGAIVIDKRPDPKLLLRSGKTRLIGPKGKMSDRSEGTTGTNAVHKLYPR; translated from the exons GAAGATATTGAGGCACCTATGTGGGTGGATCTCACCTTGGGGTCTGAGTTCTGCAACAAAGACAT TGGTGATCAGTGGTTCTATACCAGCCATCC GTTCCATCAATGTTCTTCTCACCAGCTGAAGTCCACAATTTTTCATCCTTTTGAGGAAAGTACAGCCTCAGAGTTAGAGATGGAGGGGCCATCTTCCCCTAAAATTCCAGGTTCAGTTTCAAGATCAAGAGGGAAGCATTATAGGAAAAAGAAATGGAGTAGATATGATGATGCTTCTTCGGTCAATATGCAGCATCCTTTTAAGAATCTAAAAGGGAAGTCGTCATTGGTGAATTTAGGGAACAATGAAGAAATACAACCTAAGTCTAGCTTTGTCAATGCTAAAGGAATTTTAGGTAATTTGAAAACAAGAACATGTTTGTTCAATAAGAAGGATTTAACTAACAGTGTCGGAGCAAAtggtatgaaagctacacttgtTCATGGAGATTCGAAGACTAGTTCATGTTCTGTGTCAGATGAGGTAGCCGAGAGCAATACAAGTACTGTTACGTATGAGAGTAGCCAGCAACAGCAGCAAAAGCTACTTGAGGTATCAAGTCAAGCATTTGGTCAGACTCATACAAGCGGGCTCTTGTCCGCCGTGAAGATTAGTCTTAGGAAAAGCTGTATTAACAGAAAACCATCTAGAGTGTTGATTAATAATGAAAGTGTGCAATCAGGAGACCAACCATCTTCATCTAGCAATTCTAATGTTGGATCATCCTTGACCACAAGATCAAGTGACCGTAGATCCACTTCTAGTAAATCCAGTGTGGGCTCAACTTCAAACCCTGTTTCCAGTGTTAAGAGCTCAACATCGACATCAGTACGTAAAAAACAACAGGCTCCATGTGGTAACAACGTTGTGAAAATGACTCAAGCGGCAAAGAACAAAGTAAAACATTCCAATGTGGCCAGAGCATCTACATTTCGTCTTAAGGAGGGGATCTCTGGCTCTAGAAGAGGAAACACATGTAATGTTAGAAAAGCGGTGCTCCTGGAGCCTGCAAAGTCTACG GTTCATTATCAGAATCCACATGCCAAAGTTTCTACGCTGCTTGGAGTTAAAAAAGAAGAGTTGTTTAACGGTGCCAAAAAAGCTAAGGAGAAACTGAGAGTTAACAGACCCAACAGATATGAAGGCTTGGGAAAGGAGAACGCGGCAGGTAGATTGTTGGTAGTTCAGAGACGCAATGGCGGAGGCAATACTGCTGGAGCAATAGTCATAGATAAAAGGCCAGATCCAAAGCTGTTGCTCAGGAGTGGCAAAACAAGATTGATTGGTCCAAAG GGAAAGATGAGTGACCGAAGTGAAGGCACAACTGGAACTAATGCAGTGCACAAGCTCTACCCTCGATGA
- the LOC119985681 gene encoding double-strand break repair protein MRE11, whose product MGDLLSDDYSDTLRILVATDCHLGYMEKDEIRREDSFQAFEEICSIAEKSQVDFILLGGDLFHENKPSRSTLVKAIEILRRHCLNDHPVRFQVVSDQTVNFANSFGHVNYEDPHFNVGLPVFSIHGNHDDPAGVDNLSAVDILSACNLVNYFGKMILGGSGVGQITLHPILLRKGSTSVALYGLGNIRDERLNRMFQTPHAVQWMRPGAQEECPVSDWFNILVLHQNRVKTNPKNSINEHFLPRFLDFIVWGHEHECLVDPQEVSGMGFHITQPGSSVATSLIDGESKPKHVLLLEIKGNQYRPTKIPLTSVRPFEYTEIVLKDEPDIDPNNQNSILEHLDKVVHNLIEKSRKKTVKKSDIKLPLIRVKVDYSGYMTINPQRFGQKYVGKVANPQDILIFSKASRKGRSEAKIDDSERLRPEELNQQNIEALVAESNLKMEVLPVNDLDVALHNFVNKDDKLAFFSCVQYNLQETRSKIAKDADNLKYEEEDLILKVGECLEERVKERPLHSKDNPQFTSSSLSLEGTRSESAAGIGSAVSFSDDEDTTQITGVKSATRGRKGSSVGSSSHQDALGHPSGRGRGRGRGRGRGSSTLKQTTIDAAMGFRQSQRSASAAASAAASVAFRSITDDQENVDSASSEEGEKYTTNEVHDSSEDDGSLQGKGRKRAAPRGRVRASTSSSKRGRKSDNSSFHRMLINKDDDDDEDDDVGKKLNKSQPRVTRNYGALRR is encoded by the exons ATGGGAGATTTGTTAAG TGATGATTATAGCGATACACTTCGTATACTTGTTGCAACGGATTGCCACCTAGGCTACATGGAGAAGGATGAAATTCGCCGCGAAGATTCTTTCCAGGCATTTGAGGAGATATGCTCAATAGCAGAAAAATCGCAA GTGGACTTCATACTCCTGGGTGGTGATCTTTTTCATGAGAATAAGCCCTCAAGGTCAACATTGGTTAAGGCCATTGAAATTCTCAGGCGCCACTGTCTCAATGATCATCCAGTGCGGTTCCAAGTTGTTAGCGACCAGACTGTGAATTTTGCTAATTC ATTTGGTCATGTTAATTATGAAGATCCTCATTTCAATGTTGGCTTGCCAGTATTCAGTATTCATGGAAATCATGATGATCCTGCTGGAGTG GATAATCTTTCAGCTGTTGATATTCTCTCAGCATGTAATCTAGTGAACTATTTTGGGAAAATGATCCTTGGAGGTTCTGGTGTTGGTCAGATCACACTCCATCCTATTCTTTTAAGGAAG GGTTCAACATCTGTTGCTCTCTACGGTCTTGGGAACATTAGGGATGAACGGCTCAATAGAATGTTTCAG ACGCCTCATGCTGTACAATGGATGCGGCCTGGAGCTCAAGAAGAGTGCCCAGTGTCAGACTGGTTCAACATTCTGGTGCTGCACCAGAACAG GGTGAAGACAAACCCAAAAAACTCAATAAATGAACACTTTTTGCCACGATTCCTAGACTTCATTGTGTGGGGACATGAACATGAATGTTTAGTTGATCCTCAG GAAGTTTCGGGGATGGGATTTCACATTACTCAACCAGGTTCTTCAGTTGCAACATCACTGATTGATGGAGAATCAAAACCTAAGCATGTTCTTCTTCTAGAGATTAAG GGAAATCAGTATCGCCCAACCAAGATACCTTTGACATCAGTGAGGCCATTTGAATATACAGAG ATAGTATTAAAGGATGAACCTGACATCGATCCCAACAATCAAAACTCAATCCTAGAACATTTGGACAAAGTG GTCCATAATTTGATAGAGAAATCTAGGAAAAAGACTGTTAAGAAGTCAGATATCAAGCTTCCATTAATCCGTGTAAAG GTTGATTACTCTGGGTACATGACTATAAATCCTCAAAGGTTTGGGCAGAAATATGTGGGCAAG GTTGCCAATCCCCAAGACATTCTTATATTCTCAAAGGCTTCTAGAAAAGGTCGTAGCGAAG CTAAAATTGATGATTCGGAAAGGCTTCGCCCGGAAGAACTAAATCAGCAAAACATTGAGGCCTTAGTCGCTGAAAGTAATCTG AAAATGGAGGTCCTTCCAGTCAATGATTTGGACGTGGCATTGCACAACTTTGTAAACAAAGATGACAAATTGGCTTTCTTTTCTTGTGTGCAATACAATCTTCAAGAAACACGT AGCAAAATAGCTAAGGATGCTGATAATCTGAAGTATGAAGAGGAAGATTTAATTCTTAAAGTTGGAGAGTGtttggag GAACGTGTCAAAGAGAGACCTTTACACTCCAAGGATAACCCACAATTCACGTCCAGTTCCCTGTCCTTGGAG GGTACCAGAAGTGAGAGTGCTGCAGGAATTGGAAGTGCAGTTTCCTTTAGCGATGATGAAGACACAACCCAAATAACTGGTGTAAAGTCTGCCACTCGAGGGCGGAAAGGGTCATCAGTGGGTTCTAGCTCACATCAGGATGCCTTGGGACATCCAAGTGGAAGGGGTCGGGGTCGGGGCAGGGGCAGGGGCAGGGGCTCTAGTACCTTGAAGCAGACAACTATTGATGCAGCTATGGGATTCCGCCAGTCTCAAAG ATCTGCATCTGCTGCTGCATCTGCTGCTGCATCAGTTGCATTTCGAAGCATTACTGATGATCAGGAGAATGTGGACTCTGCTTCAAGTGAAGAAGGCGAGAAATATACAACTAATGAGGTTCATGATAGTTCG GAAGATGATGGAAGCCTCCAAGGAAAAGGACGCAAGCGAGCTGCTCCAAGGGGAAGAGTCAGAGCTTCTACATCATCCTCCAAGCGTGGAAGGAAATCAGATAATTCTTCATTTCATAGAATGCTCATAAACaaagatgatgatgacgacgagGATGATGATGTgggaaagaaattaaataagtcTCAACCTCGG GTAACAAGGAATTATGGTGCTTTAAGAAGATAA
- the LOC119986178 gene encoding L10-interacting MYB domain-containing protein-like has product MSQQRNDGCDEAPQTEKANWEQALTAIFLEICVERVKAGDRPNTHFTRDGWKKIISSFFDKTGKLYDQPQFKNKWDNLKKDWRVWEKLVIGETGLGWDNTRETVVADNEWWERKIKQDRRCAKFRNHGIENREALQFLFGGQGATGLYALNPSANEPEVPDAVQPGNDDVHLSEPDDSNDPEYDAGADVGEVNSSPTPPVRVGNPRRRSNAQGNRGRQKRRVNDVRAEISQSFSLLASAVQSRTQSTAQSCLHGCIEDVCSRLEEIPETANGGPLLAFALKLFENKEHRIYFNGINRPEWQVTWLKMKYEEVHGPGSADHL; this is encoded by the exons ATGAGTCAACAAAGGAATGATGGATGTGATGAAGCCCCCCAAACAGAGAAGGCAAATTGGGAGCAGGCTTTGACTGCtatttttcttgaaatttgtgtTGAACGAGTGAAGGCCGGTGATAGACCTAACACTCACTTTACTCGTGATGGGTGGAAGAaaataatttcttctttctttgacaAGACTGGTAAGCTATATGACCAGccacaattcaaaaataaatgggACAACCTTAAGAAAGATTGGCGAGTTTGGGAGAAGTTAGTTATAGGGGAGACTGGTTTAGGATGGGATAACACACGTGAAACAGTGGTCGCTGACAATGAATGGTGGGAACGTAAAATTAAG CAAGACAGAAGGTGCGCAAAGTTTCGAAATCATGGGATTGAGAATCGAGAAGCACTTCAATTTCTGTTTGGGGGACAAGGAGCAACCGGGTTATATGCTCTTAATCCATCAGCAAATGAACCTGAAGTTCCAGATGCAGTACAACCTGGAAATGATGATGTACATCTATCTGAACCAGATGATTCTAATGATCCAGAGTATGATGCAGGTGCTGATGTAGGTGAGGTTAATAGTAGTCCTACCCCTCCCGTGCGTGTAGGAAATCCAAGACGAAGGTCAAATGCACAAGGCAATCGGGGTAGACAGAAGAGGCGTGTTAATGATGTCAGAGCTGAGATTAGCCAATCATTTTCCTTACTTGCATCTGCGGTACAGAGTCGCACACAGTCCACAGCCCAATCTTGTCTACATGGTTGCATTGAGGATGTATGTTCTCGATTGGAGGAGATACCTGAGACAGCAAATGGTGGTCCTTTGTTAGCTTTTGCCCTGAAGTTGTTTGAAAATAAAGAACATCGAATTTACTTCAATGGGATCAATAGGCCGGAGTGGCAGGTCACTTGGTTGAAGATGAAGTATGAAGAAGTTCATGGACCAGGATCTGCTGATCATCTTTAG
- the LOC119986179 gene encoding protein ANTAGONIST OF LIKE HETEROCHROMATIN PROTEIN 1-like yields the protein MDDNRNDSDDEELETIAIFAGSVFYFTEFDPLFQEHLPCWSSSLTGHKYITDLIKGNPAKTMAILRMQKGVFVDLCNELTTKYGLVTTRELGAKEIVAIFVYIVAQGVGNRTMQDRFQHSGETIHRHFHNVLESLYRMSKDIIKPRDPEFKDIPKKIYDDQRYWPFFRDCIGAIDGTHIPAVIPQDARVPYIGRKGVTTQNVMVVCDFDMLFTFVCAGWEGSAHDSRIFHEILGNDNNNFPQPPQGKYYLVDAGYPNQRGYLAPYKGQRYHLEVFQNGQEPQGPREAFNRAHSSLRSVIERTFGVLKKKWLILSRMPSYSFETQVKIVVACMALHNFVRLHKLEDEDFTTYNDESVNVNATYGYANEVDVGVLEDIEMTTLRDMIAAELFEI from the exons ATGGATGACAATAGGAATGATAGCGATGATGAAGAGTTGGAGACAATTGCCATATTTGCAGGGTCAGTATTTTACTTCACCGAGTTTGATCCGTTGTTTCAAGAACATTTGCCATGTTGGTCATCCTCACTTACAGGCCACAAATACATTACCGATCTGATAAAGGGGAATCCTGCAAAAACCATGGCAATTTTGAGGATGCAAAAAGGTGTGTTTGTCGATTTATGCAACGAGTTAACGACAAAATATGGATTGGTTACTACACGTGAGCTGGGGGCGAAGGAGATAGTCGCAATATTTGTTTATATTGTCGCACAAGGTGTTGGTAATAGAACAATGCAGGATCGTTTTCAACACTCTGGTGAAACAATTCATAGGCATTTTCACAATGTACTAGAAAGCCTATATCGCATGTCGAAAGATATTATCAAGCCACGTGATCCCGAATTCAAAGATATTCCTAAGAAAATATATGACGATCAAAGGTATTGGCCATTCTTTAGAGATTGCATCGGCGCCATTGATGGTACACATATACCTGCAGTTATTCCACAGGACGCACGAGTGCCATATATTGGAAGGAAAGGGGTGACTACTCAGAATGTGATGGTTGTTTGTGACTTCGATATGCTGTTCACATTTGTATGCGCCGGATGGGAAGGTTCTGCACATGATTCTCGTATATTTCACGAGATTCTTggaaatgataataataatttccCTCAGCCTCCTCAAG GTAAATATTATTTGGTCGATGCCGGTTATCCTAATCAACGGGGATATCTTGCACCATATAAAGGACAAAGGTATCACCTTGAAGTTTTTCAAAATGGTCAGGAGCCTCAAGGTCCCCGTGAGGCATTCAACCGTGCTCATTCGTCTCTTAGGAGTGTTATTGAGCGGACTTTTggggttttaaaaaaaaagtggttgATATTATCACGAATGCCATCATATTCGTTTGAAACTCAAGTGAAGATTGTAGTGGCTTGTATGGCGCTACATAATTTCGTACGCTTGCACAAGcttgaggatgaagattttaCTACGTACAATGACGAATCGGTCAACGTCAATGCTACTTATGGCTATGCAAATGAGGTCGACGTCGGGGTATTAGAAGATATTGAAATGACGACTTTACGAGATATGATTGCAGCAGAATTATTTGAAATATAA